The Prunus dulcis chromosome 5, ALMONDv2, whole genome shotgun sequence genomic sequence GCCATACAccattggttttttatttttcttggtcgGTTTAGAACGCGAGGCATATTGAACACGTTACAATACATTGAGTAGAAGTAAAGGACATTTTTGCCATTTGTGGTTGATCAACACAAATGTGAGTTACTCTTGATCAATCCACCACTACTCAGTAATAAATGCataatatgaaaaactgttaccCATTTAATCTAGGCTTGCAGAGCTAACAACTTTGAGATTCTTcaaagagtgctgctatttccacccccTTGTTCTATTTTCCCACCCACTTTATTTTCTCACCCATCatataaaactgaaaacacACAATCctatctttccacccaccattattcctaaaatatcatttaaatattaaagtaaaataatattttttataattaaaaaaaaaaacaaagacaaaaactctccctcctcctcctcctcctctaagGAAAACCCAACAGTCAACAGCCACTTTTCCTTCTCCCACCTGCAGTCACCCCAACCTCCCATCCCAACACCGATTACTCCCCCACCGGCAAGAACCTTACAGATTTCTACACCTTCAACCCCCCACCCATgttctatatttttaattaattttattgttttacaATAACTCcttttgcaaaaaaaaataaaaaaatatatgaagatgATAATTgtgtcttcatttttttttttggcagaaaCCCGAGGGAGGATGGGGATCTAGAATCGATACATAGAGATTGCAGAGGGGGTGGGTGTGGTGAGAAATTGCAGGGAGGTGGGTGTGGTGAGAAATTGCcgccccaaaaaaaactctaaTCTATTCAAAATGCAACTAAATTGTGAAATGAAAGAACTCATTTTATCTGGGCTAGTTTTTAGTGTTGCGGTCGCAGTGGCTTCTAGCATCGAGGATGAAAGAACTCTAAGGAAGAAGCCAACAAGTCGTGAAGGAGGAAgataggagagagagagagtttttgttttaaaaagatttattttattataattttacttaatttttatttatttgaaatgctttttttttttttttttttaaattcccTAGGtcttagaagtcattttacaaaagagtaatttgtctttaaaattttgaatataagatgaaaggaaaaataggaTAAGAGGATGGAAATAACATCACTCTTCTTCAAAATGTCCATTTTCAATAGTAAAAAAGCTTTGTCTAGCCAAAACGAAGATTACATACAAAGGTCAGTACAAAACATTACACCCACACTTTGCGGTAATAAGAAAAAGTTTTTAGACACCCCTTTATTTAAAAGTAATTTTGTCTGtatacaagaaacaaaaaagtattTGATCCCtataatttcattaattttccACTTTGGTACTtgtcatttcaattttgacaatttgagtcttttaattttgttttttatttatttatgataaGTGATAGAATATTATTGATGTGAAAAAATACAAGAAGTCTGCACTCTTGTCAAGGGCAAATGAAATTCTTTGATCACTAATTACAGTCATCATACAGTCCATCAGAAATAAAGTCAGGAGGATCCTTAAACTAGTACATAGAAACCCTGATATACAAGACAAAGTGCGTTATACGGTGAGCCACACCACTGATAGTATGACGAATATGGGTAAAACCTTTTTCAATGACCTGTGTCAGCAAGCTCTTGGCATCTTCCACCACTGGTCCAATGATAGACCTATCGATGGAGTTACTTCGAAGTGTTGTAACGATCTGGAAAGCATCACTTTCAAAGACAATATTCTGAAAACCCCTTTCCATCGCTAATACTATACCTGTTTTACGTAGCAATCAAAGTCTACAAGTCCAAAAttgttataataaaaaaataaaagaagaggAATCTTGCTAGTGTGGTATATCTCAGTTGGTTGAACTCTTTCACCTCTACTCGTGTGGATAGAAATTCGAAACTCCCCGACACCCAAAGAATGTTTGTGTAAACTCCCCTTGATCACTcgtactaaaaaaaatgaattttatattACCACATCGAATTTCATATATGAATTTGACCACATTTAATATTtgtcaaaatgaaaattacaagGACCATAGTGAAATTGCTTTAGACTACAAATCCAAAATTGTCATTTGGCCTTAAGTGAAGAAAGGGGACTAGAaaacgaaaagaaaatgatgtaatgaattttgttcatattcgATCTTGCTTACTCATAAAGTCcctgcttttttcttttctttgatatattcgctttctctcttcttcttcctttctgtTACCAGTAAAAGCCAAACCACTTTCTCTCTGACCGCCAAGATCATTCTTCTATCTAGGGCCTTCTCTCCGTATGGAGTCTATACGGAAGCAAGCCAGTAAGCTCAGGGAGCAAGTCGCAAAGCAGCAGCAGGTGCTTATTATTATTGATTGCTCTAATCGTCTGCTTTAACTTTTTGCTTTTCGCTTAAGTGCTTCTCGTCTTTGAATGTTAAGTAAGCTTAGCAACtaacttcaatttttctttctttttcaattttatgttaACAAGACATTGGCTAAGTCAACTTTTTGTTGAACATTGAATTACCGCggagtttttggttttgaacgATTCAAAGTTGGAGGTTTTCTACATGACAAATTTGTCAATTTTTAGTCTTTAGTGGAGGTTTTTGTGTTCTTTAGGGGTCATATTATGAAATTTCTTCGCTTTTTGGATTGTTGTGTCAAATTGTGTACATTGATACCAATTGATGTAGAACCAAGAACTGAAGAAGTAGAATAAGAACAGAGATATGAAAGTAGGAAAGTTTATCACTTTTATTCTCTATTCAATATACAAATCTCGGAACTTGAATTACAGTAAGTCCTACATATCTAATCAATCCCAGTGTGATAAAATTCCCAACATTAATAAACTAATTACATCCCTGGATTcttataaacaaaacaaaataaaataggtAAAACCCTAATAAGTAGTGGTAGAAGGGTAAACAAGTTGTGATAAATTGGAGGATGGGGAGGGTAGTTTATTGAGAGTGAGCAAGGAATCATGAATGACGTGATTGTGATAACATGTTTTGATTTCTGTCTGTGCAATGTTGCATTTTGCTCATTGTTATGGACTGGACTTGCATGCAGGAGGGGGTGCTAATGTGTCTGAAGCTGATATTACCTATCTGCTTAAGCTTTGTGGACAAGTTTTCAGTCATATGTTAAGATTGTAGTGTTGAATATGTTGCAGGCTGTATTGAAACGGTTGGGAAGCTTAGGTAATGAAGCTGTTATGATTGATGAAGCTGAACTTCTGTGCcaccaaaatcttcaagaTTTGTATAATTCGACGAGGGCAGCGAAGGTAAAGTTATCATGTTGCTATGAAGTTGGCTTTTTCTTTGCTACTGGTTCATCGTATTTCATGTCACTAATGAATTATGGGATGCACCATCTGCTAATGCATCATCAGTGGtttaatttttccaaattctaACGATAAGATATGTTACCCAGCATTTTCAGCGGAGTCTTGTTCGGGGAGTTGAAGCTTTTGTGTCGATCAGCTCAAAACAAATGGAAATAGGTGACAATGCTTTCTTTAATTTACTGCATTTGGTTCATTCTACAAGTCTAGTAGTTTAAATTTCATCTTAATAATTTAGTGAGAAAGTTAGCCGAGGATTGCTGCAAATATGGAGCTGAAAATCAAAGCACTAGCACTCCTCTAGTGATAGCTTCTGATTACTTTGGTACTTCATATAATTCAAttgaagaggagagagagatatttCTTAAGATCCTTGGTGAGCAGGTAATTTCTTCactgtttttatgttttatttctttatatttataaacatTGGACAAATCTCAGGATGTGGCCCTTGAAAATAATCTTGTGACAGAAAGCTTCATAACGTTTTCTCCAACATGCCAATATAATTTCAGTGTGTGTATTTGAAAATTATGTACCATTTTGGGAAGAAAATTTATCTGTGCCATTTTTGTATGGGCGACTCTGGTTACCTATATAAgtgatgattttgttttgctccGTTGGAGATGCATTGGACCATTGGGCTACCCAACTGGAGGTAGCACTCTCACATCTCACAAACTCACTCAACCTTAGTGCAGGCAGTATTATTCCAGGCCTTTTGCATGATGACAAGAGGCTTTACCAATTGAATCTACTCATAGTTTTTATGAGGCTGAACTTACCAAAATTTAATGTATCATTTTCTAGTTTCttccatttttccttttgttttggtttataATCATGTTACAGGATTGAAATTTGTAGGTTGCTGAACCTTTACGGGCGCAAATAACAGGAGCTCCTTTGGAGGATGCTCGTCACTTGACTCATCGTTATGATAAACTGCGTCAGGAGGTGGAAGCCCAGGTATATCTTGATGTCACTTCCTGTATATAATGGTCTTGGAACATGCTTCTGCTTAGTGAACAAATATTTATCTTCTAATCAGGTGGCCGAAGTATTGAGGCGTCGGCTGAAATCCAGGGGCTCTGTATCTGCAGAGAGTTCTGTGAAGCTTCAGAATGCAGAAGCAAGATTGACAGAACTTAAATCTACAACAGTGGCACTTGGGCGAGAAGCAACTGCCGCAATGTTGTCAGTTGAGGAGCATCAGCAACAGATGACTTTCCATAAGCTTTGTACCATGGTATCGTTACTTATTTTTTGTGAGAACTGCACATGCTGTTACCTCTTGGTTGCCACTTATGGATATAAATAGATCTATTCTCTATGTGAAAGGCTTATTAATGTAATAGCTGTTATGTTGATTCCTTGAAGATTTTATATGATTAATGTGCCTACAGTCTCAGTAGCCTAATTTGCTGCCTCCTCTGTACTGTacatttttagatttttattttagattttagatttttttgttttgttttagtaCAAGATGTGCATTCACTGAATTCATAATTTTTGCCCAAATACCTGTGgaaggtttttatttatttttataatccaTAAGTAATTACTATACGTTATTGTAGGTGTATAATTTTTAGTTCCCAAATAATAAGAAGATGAAGTTGAGTCCTGAAAAGTAtctgaaaattaaaacatatttCAAACATAATAGCTTTACTGAATAATACTTTTCATGTtcaatatatatgcatatggaAACTAGCATTGTTGATAAACTAGTTTCATTGAATAATTTTTGCATCGTTGTTAGCAATTTTAACATCATTTCATTACAGCAGAATCATTGTGCACTACATATGCAccattcaaattctttttctttaacaaATTGGTTTTTGAAGCCGTTATAGTTTTTCAAAACTCGAGAGTTAAAATCTAAAACCTAAGCCCTAAGCCTTAAGCCCTAGCATCGTGTTTTGGTAAAAACTGATTCAACATTTGAACAGTTTCAATGGGTGGTCGAACGATGTTGGCATCTGGCCGTCTAATTTTTCATTAAGGAATGTACtctatgtatttatatgtatatgtgtatttATTCAGTCTGCTTCTCGATTGATACTCACTAATTGATTGGCACGTGCGACCATTTGGTCTGCACTTTATGATTTTCCGAAGGTTTTTAGGAACAGGCAAGCTTGTTTAGGTGATTATCCAATGACAGAGCTGTGTAATCACTAATTTAGCGCATctcaattttatattatttttatacaatttGAATTTGTATATCTATCTTGTGGCAAAGGTTAGACTTTGGACGGGAGTAATGAGTTCTTTTAGCCTGTCTATTCGTCTCTGTGACTTCTGCCCTTCTATATCATCTGTTGGAAATTTGTAGCCTTCTTTGGTTATAATTGGTTCATCTAAAACATGGGAGGGTATACTGGTGCTTTGGAAGTGCACTGGCTTTAATTAAGGACAAGCTTTTGGAGGGTCAGGACTATATGGGGAAGGCAATGTTTTGCAGGTGTTTGGATGGCCATATATTTTTAACAATTCTTAAAGGTTGAGCATGTTGTCATAAATTATGGATGCACCGTCTTCTTAGTTATCCTTGTGAGGAGCTCATTATCAGTTTCTCATGATCTTGAAAGACGTAGTAGCTGGTTAGAAGTGTTCCTCCAATCTTTTTGGAGGTCATGTTTCCAATATCGCCTGTTGATGGTAATCCTACACGATTGATTTTTTGCTCTTAGTATATTTTATGAGTGAATCCACATTTAATTAGTCGTTCTACTTCCGCTTCAAAAAATTTCCTGACTGTAGTTTTCATAAGATCATTAGGCCAATTATTCATCCCAACTGTGTCTCATTGCTTGCCTTTTCTTCTCTATCCAAACTTTTTGTTGCCTATTCCATTTTTTGATCACCTAATTTTGTCAATCATTGTGACATCTATTCCTTCTTTTCGTGTATCATAGGACCtcacaagaagaagaggattGGTGATGCATCTGAGTGGGatgctttttcctttcttgatGGTGGCCTAAAATGGTGCTATTGGTCTTTAACCATACGGTCTTGTGAACAAATGGTATTGTTGGCATATCCGCTGTTGCAGCCCCTTTCAGTTAGTATATATGAGTGTTTCTTTTTGGCATAACAGCTTGGAACATAAGTTCTTTTTGGCAAGAACTAAGTTGCAATTACATAGGCAATCTAATAATAACCGCGGCGGAATAAATAAAcagtaataataatgaaatccTAAAGGCTTCATAATAAAATGTTAACTAAAGAAGTCTAATTTCCAGATTTTCCCTGTGCCTGAACTCCATTCAGAGAGTTAAATCAACAGTACTAGGCTAAAATATTTCATGTCATTGTAGTTCCTTTGATATCTTAGGAATTGCGTCATTGTGTTGCTAAATGAGTTTTGGCTGTCATTAAACAAGTTCAAATTCACAAGGCCTTATCTCAGATTATGCACCTGTTTTAATCTACTATTTTGGTTTATATTTTGACGCACTTGAGTAAATAGGGAACGTCTTCTTCACATATTAGtggttttctttctcctttcctTTTAAACGTTTACTAGTTTAAACAACTTTCGCTGTTTCAGCCCCACAGAAGTTTCGACCACCTTGTAGTGCTGAATGTAAGGAAATGTTACATGTAGTCTCTACAATAGCATCAATTCATATGTAGAATTTTGAATAACTGTTATGCTGGAATTGTATGATTCCTTTGTGTTGAGCACAACGGAACTGGTGGATCAACTATCTAGTGATGGCCTGTTCAGCAATGCCTCTAGAAGTGTTAAAAAATGCTTTCAGATAACAATAAATGCCTTTCGTATTGTTTGGCTGAAATACTTTGAAGTGTTTTCTGGGTTGTTAAAGCATTTTTTTAGTGCTTTCAGGAGAAGCACCTATCAAGAGCTTCCTCTAGAAACATTTCCAAGTGCATTTCTAGGAGCACTTGGAATCTCGATGTACTTCTGGTAAAAATGCTTAAAACAAAAGCCTTTTGAGCAGAAGTAATTCTATAGAAGCACTCCAAATAGGCCCCAAGGAAGCTAAGAAAAATACACAGAAGAACATATGATTTCTGGTTTTTCCTTATATACTTAAATTAATTTGCACTTGAGAATGGAGAGGTAAAAAAGGAAGGTGAGAGAGCACAAGAAAACTATCTCTTGACAGCACCTATGGCTTATAAGAGGAAAGGAGAAGGTTAAAGGTAGAATTGATAAGGTTTTTGCGTGCCACCATCACTTGCACTTGCACATTCATCGATGCCATTGCTGCCCACCATCAGTCTTTTTTGGGGCCACAATTGCACATTGTCAGAGCAATAGATGAAATAAATATCTTCTTTACTCTAGATACTTCACTTTAGCTGGAGAGGGCAAGTAGATTAAATGAGAAAAAAGGGCCTATCACACCAAGGGAAAATAATTCATCTGTCCACTAGCAAAGTTTCTGATTCGAAAAGTGTTTTAACACTGATATTGGAGAAATTTATTTCTCAAACTTGTGCAAAGCTCTCCTGTCAGAAATTCTTGCTAGATGTATCTAAATTTATAACTGTAATGCAATGGTGCCCTCAGTTCTTGGTGGATTTGTCGTAACTGTAATTGTTCTTTATACTAAATTTGGCTGGATACTGGTAACTTATTGTATTTTGCTCCTGATATTACACTTGTGTATTTGAACCTAGTAACTATATTCTGCAGGTTGATGCTGAGAGATCTTATCATCAACATGCTCTTGCTATTTTAGACAAGCTACATTCTGAGGTGTGCATTATGTAGCCTGGATCTGCACCTTTTTATCATTATGTTCTGTTTTCTTATCTCTTTTCTGTACATGAAAATTTATGACTCCTGCATTCTTTTAAATGGTTAGATGATTCTGGAAAAACTACCAAAAGAATTCTCCTCACAATCTGAGAAAATGGATCCTGATACTAATTCAAATAGGTCTGATGATCATGGACAACTTTACCAGGATGACACTTTCTTCATTGCAAGAGTAAGGCCtttgaaaaacttgaaatttgaTTCCCCACATCCTAAAGAAACTGCTAATGTGCTAGTCATTTCTCACAGTTTGTGAATTTTTGTTGCCTAGAAGTATAGGCAGATAATTATTCATTTAGAGTGATTGTTGGGCATTAGCCTAAATTAATGTCTGATTGTTTTATTAGCTTAAGTTGAGCCTCCTTGTCTAATTTGCTAAATCTTGTTTTTGGCAAATTCTGATTAGCTTAATTCAAGGCAAATCTTTAGAGCAGATTTTGAATCTTGtcatacaagtttttcttCAAGATCGTAAAATGgtattcattttatttgtgaCAAGCTGGAATTACTGATTATTAGTCATTTTAGTTAATGGCATTTGGTCTGATTGTTTAATTTGCTTATCTTTCAGGCTTATTGTTAATGGCAATACAATGATTTTCCTCTTATCTtcctaaattttgttttaaaatatttcCTTATTGAATGATCTGACTTCTCTGAAAATATAAGTTTGCTAGTTGATCTACCTTGTTTTTCTCTTGTAATTCTGAGTTTTCACCCCTCTTAATTTCCTTACTTCATTTTGTAGGCTATACACCCGTTTGATGCTCAAGCAGATGGAGAGTTGAATCTAGCAATTGATGATTATGTTGTGGTTCGTCAGGTACCACAACCTCCCTTAATTTAGTTGTTGCTTATGCATTGGTATCAGCATAAATGtggactcttttttttttttttttggtgaaccACATCCTAATTGTTATGAAGTCCATCTCACTCAATGGAAATTAGTTCACCACATCCtagtaaaaagtaaaattggTCTACTTCATAAAAACTCAGTCACCCACCACATACAGGAcacatatgtgtgtgtgtctatATAGCCCACTCTGAAAATTGCCGGGATTAGTAGTGTGTGGAACAGAAAGAACTAAATGGAAAATTAGGTAGGATCATTTTCGTATCATTATTTGGATATGAAATAGGAGGAATGATAACTTATAGTCGGAGtggcttgtagctcaagtggttaagagtatttatGGATGGAGTGACATCTTCCATACTCCACTTTTATGTTTTATGTCTCAACGAAGCGAAGGAATATGGTGTAGCGGAGGCATCATATAaaacatttttgttctttttttttttgtttttttgtttttttgttgttttcccCCTTTCTATTTTACACATTTAAAACGAAAGGAATTATAATCCTTTCTTCACCATTATTTTCTAGtagtgtttttaattttttttacgtATTTTCATTATGGATGTTATAGGTGGGCCCTAATGGATGGTCTGAAGGAGAATGTAATGGCAAGGCCGGATGGTTTCCATCTGCATATATAGAGAGGCAGGAGAAAGCCCCTTCGGCCAAATTAATGTAATTACAATTTCATTCCCACACCTcctataaatattttttcggATATGAACCTACTATATAAACTTGGTATAAACTGTATATACCAATATTTTAAATGTATAATAATAGTTTTATTTGGATGAGGTACTTGGCTCTTTCAGCTAGCCTAGCATGGTGCTCTgcagaaaaaaacaaattatatttttagtgtAATAGTGATGTAATGTAATGTGCGGATGTATCatggatttttctttaaaacataatacatattttttattatggCCATTCAAACATGTTCTCAGGTTgtgttattttgtttgtttcggttttaattattattattattattttgatgaaatGGGGGAGGGGAAAAATGAACTATGTGTTCTGATATGTTGAGAATTGTTTTgaccccccccaaaaaaaaatttcataaaaaacCTTTTAGATCCTAAAAAAAGAGTCCGatgatgattttatacaagctATAGTTTAAACTACTTGAAATGAAATTAATCTACTCTAAATTTGATAGAATAAGGTAGGTTCCCTGCTCATGCCACGTGTTCTCATGTATTTTCtatgttcttttttaattttttgggtcgaaatgttttttatgttttggtcTTATGTTCATGTTGTATCTATTACTGCCTAATTAGACTGTTGTTTCAACTTTAGTTAATTCCCCATATTTAGCCACTGCTAGACCAACAACCTAGCCTTATTTGTTTGATTGTAGGCTGTAAACCACTCGCTACAAGTTCCTGATcaaaatatataagaaaaagaCACAAAAACCCCACAAGTATTGGTTTGTATTATCTACATGGTCGGTCCATCTCCCTCTGCTGATGCGCTATTTAAGGGGCTAATAACATATGCAAAATGAATAGCCATTGAAAATCGTATTTTCTAAGAGGATTAAGGGTCAATTTGGGATtgttgtgctgtgaaaataattacTTTCGGATTTGTTGTAAGAGAAATTAGCTGTGAATGAAAGTTGTTTGGCATTTgataaattttatattgaaagtgattttgatagaaaaatctatttaaaagtgtttggtaaatatttgtgtaaaacAACTGTGAGTTGTGAAAATGACTAAAAAAGAGATGATATTGAAATAAACTTTTTAGTCAAGTGTTtggtattatatatatttaaaaaaaatagtcgcacttttttttcttttctttttttattttttttatttttattggcCAAAACATTGTCACTTTCAAGTATGCAAatcttttattaaatatttttgttgag encodes the following:
- the LOC117628360 gene encoding SH3 domain-containing protein 2-like; the encoded protein is MESIRKQASKLREQVAKQQQAVLKRLGSLGNEAVMIDEAELLCHQNLQDLYNSTRAAKHFQRSLVRGVEAFVSISSKQMEIVRKLAEDCCKYGAENQSTSTPLVIASDYFGTSYNSIEEEREIFLKILGEQVAEPLRAQITGAPLEDARHLTHRYDKLRQEVEAQVAEVLRRRLKSRGSVSAESSVKLQNAEARLTELKSTTVALGREATAAMLSVEEHQQQMTFHKLCTMVDAERSYHQHALAILDKLHSEMILEKLPKEFSSQSEKMDPDTNSNRSDDHGQLYQDDTFFIARAIHPFDAQADGELNLAIDDYVVVRQVGPNGWSEGECNGKAGWFPSAYIERQEKAPSAKLM